DNA sequence from the Candidatus Stygibacter australis genome:
GATTGATGAATTACCTCAAGTTATTAATCTTATTAGAGGAGATATTAAGCTGGTAGGGGTTCGTGCTATATCAACGCACTATTTCGGTTTATATTCTTCTGAAACCCAGAAGTTACGCAAAAAAGTTACCCCAGGATTGATCCCTCCATTTTATGTTGATATGCCTCATACTTTCAAAGAGATCATGGAATCTGAAAGCAGTTATATCAAAAAGTATCTGAAATCACCGATAATTACCGATATCGGCTACTTCTTCAAAGCATTATACAACATCATCTTCCGCCATGCAAGATCGGGATGAAGACGGGAGTCGTGATACGTGAGAAGTGAGAAGTGAGACGGGAGAAGTGAGAAGTGAAGAGTGAGTCGTGAATCGTGAGCCGTGAGACACGAAAACTTGACTGGTTGATAGTTTTTTGAGGCACATTATATGACAGATTATCCACCGAAATTTATAGATGGCTCGATTCACAACTCACGGCTCACGATTCACGAAATACAAAGGAGTTTTTTATGAATATTAAAGATATGGATATCTGGAAGAAAAGTATTGAGTTTGTAGTTAAAGTCTATCAGATAACCAGTGAATATCCATCAGAAGAGAAATTCGGAATTATTAATCAAATGAGAAGAGCAGCGGTTTCTGTTTCATCAAATCTTGTTGAGGGTTCAGCACGACACTCAGATAAGGATTTCCTTCGGTTTCTATATATTTCACTCGGCTCCATTGCTGAAGTAGATACACAGATTATAATTTCTCAAAAATTGAATTACATCTCCCTAAAGCAATTAGAAAATATTAGCAGAGATGTAACCAA
Encoded proteins:
- a CDS encoding four helix bundle protein; amino-acid sequence: MNIKDMDIWKKSIEFVVKVYQITSEYPSEEKFGIINQMRRAAVSVSSNLVEGSARHSDKDFLRFLYISLGSIAEVDTQIIISQKLNYISLKQLENISRDVTNLKKMYLGLIKYLKEKPAK